Proteins encoded within one genomic window of Argiope bruennichi chromosome 7, qqArgBrue1.1, whole genome shotgun sequence:
- the LOC129975717 gene encoding uncharacterized protein LOC129975717 isoform X1: MTVDIESSRVVNLLEIKEWSNLKHPNVLRLLDMIFNVDGVVIFMTELMQTNLFMRLQDKEFKREAQAPEKCRQYARQVMCGLAYMHQSDLCHLDLRAENVFIAKDGRAVVADFSGLCRKTEMKKFCPLPHSLRPPEMLTSKKKVAPMPVDLWACGLLLANLFLGKGFYICTVKNQKAGHIDAVLQYTGLFRCQNYVENFFTQTYPNSSVSEGRLEEMMSLMNMFLQIDPELRIATEEALKHSFLSFSPEKTGAVILESKNTSGTLTKANSSLSADTAAEDTESPNLDVKFLQHSTGAIKPKTGKWQKYKFRFGKLRLNLLAPPVSSKTEKAKTEEPQKMNKSSAKVFFKK, translated from the exons GGTTGTAAATCTACTGGAAATTAAAGAATGGTCCAATCTGAAGCACCCGAATGTCCTTCGCCTCCTGGATATGATCTTCAACGTCGACGGGGTGGTCATTTTCATGACAGAACTCATGCAGACCAACCTATTTATGCGTCTTCAGGACAAAGAATTCAAGAGAGAGGCGCAAGCCCCAGAAAAATGTCGCCAATATGCCCGCCAAGTTATGTGTGGCCTTGCCTACATGCACCAATCAGATCTTTGCCATCTGGATTTAAGAGCAGAAAATGTTTTTATCGCCAAAGACGGCAGGGCAGTTGTGGCAGATTTCTCGGGGTTGTGTAGGAAAactgaaatgaagaaattctGTCCGCTGCCGCATTCCCTACGACCGCCAGAGATGCTGACCAGCAAGAAAAAAGTAGCCCCGATGCCAGTCGATCTTTGGGCTTGTG GCTTACTTTTAGCAAACTTATTCCTCGGGAAAGGCTTCTACATATGCACCGTCAAAAACCAAAAAGCTGGCCACATCGACGCCGTTCTTCAGTACACCGGGTTATTCCGTTGCCAAAACTACGTGGAAAACTTCTTCACCCAAACCTACCCTAACAGCAGCGTGTCTGAAGGTCGTTTAGAAGAAATGATGTCTTTGATGAACATGTTTCTCCAAATAGACCCTGAATTGAGAATTGCGACAGAAGAGGCCTTAAAACACAGTTTCTTGAGCTTCAGTCCAGAAAAAACCGGTGCAGTAATTTTAGAATCCAAGAACACTTCCGGGACGTTGACTAAGGCGAATTCTTCCTTGTCTGCTGATACG GCAGCTGAGGATACCGAATCTCCAAATCTTGATGTGAAATTTCTTCAGCACAGCACAGGTGCCATCAAACCAAAGACAGGCAAGTGGCAAAAATACAAATTCCGGTTCGGAAAACTAAGACTAAACCTTCTAGCCCCACCTGTTTCTTCTAAAACAGAGAAAGCAAAGACAGAGGAGCCGCAGAAAATGAACAAGAGCAGTGCgaaagtgtttttcaaaaaataa
- the LOC129975717 gene encoding uncharacterized protein LOC129975717 isoform X2 — MTVDIESSRVVNLLEIKEWSNLKHPNVLRLLDMIFNVDGVVIFMTELMQTNLFMRLQDKEFKREAQAPEKCRQYARQVMCGLAYMHQSDLCHLDLRAENVFIAKDGRAVVADFSGLCRKTEMKKFCPLPHSLRPPEMLTSKKKVAPMPVDLWACGLLLANLFLGKGFYICTVKNQKAGHIDAVLQYTGLFRCQNYVENFFTQTYPNSSVSEGRLEEMMSLMNMFLQIDPELRIATEEALKHSFLSFSPEKTGAVILESKNTSGTLTKANSSLSADTLRIPNLQILM, encoded by the exons GGTTGTAAATCTACTGGAAATTAAAGAATGGTCCAATCTGAAGCACCCGAATGTCCTTCGCCTCCTGGATATGATCTTCAACGTCGACGGGGTGGTCATTTTCATGACAGAACTCATGCAGACCAACCTATTTATGCGTCTTCAGGACAAAGAATTCAAGAGAGAGGCGCAAGCCCCAGAAAAATGTCGCCAATATGCCCGCCAAGTTATGTGTGGCCTTGCCTACATGCACCAATCAGATCTTTGCCATCTGGATTTAAGAGCAGAAAATGTTTTTATCGCCAAAGACGGCAGGGCAGTTGTGGCAGATTTCTCGGGGTTGTGTAGGAAAactgaaatgaagaaattctGTCCGCTGCCGCATTCCCTACGACCGCCAGAGATGCTGACCAGCAAGAAAAAAGTAGCCCCGATGCCAGTCGATCTTTGGGCTTGTG GCTTACTTTTAGCAAACTTATTCCTCGGGAAAGGCTTCTACATATGCACCGTCAAAAACCAAAAAGCTGGCCACATCGACGCCGTTCTTCAGTACACCGGGTTATTCCGTTGCCAAAACTACGTGGAAAACTTCTTCACCCAAACCTACCCTAACAGCAGCGTGTCTGAAGGTCGTTTAGAAGAAATGATGTCTTTGATGAACATGTTTCTCCAAATAGACCCTGAATTGAGAATTGCGACAGAAGAGGCCTTAAAACACAGTTTCTTGAGCTTCAGTCCAGAAAAAACCGGTGCAGTAATTTTAGAATCCAAGAACACTTCCGGGACGTTGACTAAGGCGAATTCTTCCTTGTCTGCTGATACG CTGAGGATACCGAATCTCCAAATCTTGATGTGA